One genomic region from Brachionichthys hirsutus isolate HB-005 chromosome 24, CSIRO-AGI_Bhir_v1, whole genome shotgun sequence encodes:
- the LOC137911950 gene encoding LOW QUALITY PROTEIN: grancalcin-like (The sequence of the model RefSeq protein was modified relative to this genomic sequence to represent the inferred CDS: deleted 2 bases in 1 codon), with protein sequence MAYPGYGGYGGPMPGMPGMPHGMPGGQMGGMPGQMGGAYPQAGYSPYGGGFPGAYGAPAANDPMWGYFTAIAGQDGEVDAEELQRCLTQSGFTGSYSPFGLETCRIMIAMLDRDFTGKMGFNEFKELFVALSGWKQNFMMFDQDRSGTVEPHEFSQAVNAMGYRISPQTLTAILKRYHKGGRIFFDDYVACCVKLRALTENFRQRDTMRQGAVTFQYDDFILSTMAI encoded by the exons ATGGCGTATCCAGGCTACGGCGGG tatggGGGTCCCATGCCAGGCATGCCAGGAATGCCACACGGGATGCCAGGAGGGCAGATGGGCGGC ATGCCTGGGCAAATGGGAGGCGCCTACCCACAGGCGGGGTACTCCCCCTATGGGGGAGGCTTTCCGGGCGCCTACGGTGCGCCGGCTGCCAACGACCCGATGTGGGGTTACTTCACAGCCATAGCAGGCCAG GACGGCGAGGTCGACGCCGAGGAGCTCCAGCGGTGTCTGACGCAGTCCGGCTTCACCGGCAGCTACAGCC CGTTCGGCCTGGAGACATGCAGGATCATGATCGCCATGCTCGAC AGGGACTTCACAGGCAAGATGGGCTTCAACGAGTTCAAGGAGCTGTTCGTTGCGCTGAGCGGCTGGAAGCAGAACTTCATGATGTTCGACCAGGACCGGAGCGGAACCGTCGAGCCGCACGAGTTCAGTCAGGCCGTCAACGCCATGG GGTACCGCATCAGCCCCCAGACCCTCACCGCCATCCTCAAGCGCTACCACAAAGGGGGGCGGATCTTCTTCGACGACTACGTGGCCTGCTGCGTCAAACTGCGCGCCCTCACAG AGAActtcagacagagagacaccATGCGCCAGGGAGCGGTCACCTTCCAGTACGATGAC TTCATCCTCAGCACGATGGCCATCTaa
- the LOC137912213 gene encoding sodium channel protein type 2 subunit alpha-like, whose product MSHRDVLKTRQAGNARTHSSQAASSSSSSVVSLPFRQTLRAAGKPYMVFFVLVIFLGSFYLVNLILAVVAMAYDEQNQATIEEAQQKEQEFQAMLEQLKRQQEEAQVAAAAAAAAAAAAAAAESGEYSGRGGPASKSSSGTSKLSSKSAKERRNRRKKRKQREEEEEEEERAARDKFHKSESEDSIKRSSFRFSIDANRLSYENRCSSPNQSLLSVRGSLFSPRRSSRASLFSFRGRARDLGSENDFADDEHSTFEESGSRRDSLFLPRRYERRCSGGSQASLGAPRIALPANGKMRCAVDCNGVVSLVGGASATTLPEGTTTDTDLKKRRPGFRQPPMDYLEEPGARQRAVSVASILTNTMEELEESRQKCPPCWYRFANTCLIWDCCPAWLRIKEVVSTVVMDPFVDLAITTCIVLNTLFMAMEHYPMTREFDNVLSVGNQVFTGIFTAEMCFKIIALDPYYYFQKGWNIFDAIIVSLSLMELGLSKVEGLSVLRSFRLLRVFKLAKSWPTLNMLIKIIGNSVGALGNLTLVLAIIVFIFAVVGMQLFGKSYKECVCKISEECELPRWHMHDFFHSFLIVFRVLCGEWIETMWDCMEVAGQSMCLIVFMMVMVIGNLVVLNLFLALLLSSFSADNLAATDEDSEMNNLQVAVGRIQRGGAFVKRALRRFLQSLCFGGGGKGPRLAREGKPLDELRSNGKGNCVANHASAEITKATEGDGRPGGGGATERYPMEECDYMSFIHNPALTVTVPIALGESDFENLNTEDFSSDSSDAEGSREKLDGEPRRPSSSEGSTVDIRPPGDGADSVEMEPEESLDPEDCFTEGCVGRFRCCQVSEDGPRFKSWWTLRKTCFTIVEHNWFESFIIFMILLSSGALAFEDVYIEQRKTIKTVLEFADKVFTYIFILEMLLKWVAYGFAKYFTNAWCWLDFLIVDVSLVSLVANALGYSELTAIKSLRTLRALRPLRALSRFEGMRVVVNALLGAIPSIMNVLLVCLIFWLIFSIMGVNLFAGKFYYCVNTTTDQTFPVEAVDNKSDCLNLANDSARWKNVKINFDNVGAGYLALLQVATFKGWTDIMYAAVDSRNLEDQPKYEVNLYMYLYFVIFIIFGSFFTLNLFIGVIIDNFNQQKKKFGGQDIFMTEEQKKYYNAMKKLGSKKPQKPIPRPTNAFQGCVFDCITKQAFDIVIMILICLNMVTMMVETDDQTPEMDAVLYRVNLVFIVLFTGECVLKIVSLRHYYFTIGWNIFDFVVVILSVVGIFLSKVIERYFVSPTLFRVIRLARIGRILRLIKGAKGIRTLLFALMMSLPALFNIGLLLFLVMFIYAIFGMSSFAYVRREVGVDDMFNFETFGNSMICLFMITTSGGWDRLMAPILNKKEPDCDGAAEHPGNSYRGDCGQPSVAIFFFVSYIIVCFLIVVNMYIAVILENFSVATEESAEPLSEDDFEMFYEVWERFDPGATQFVEYGKLSAFADALDPPLRMPKPNMIQLVSMDLPMVSGERIHCLDILFAFTKRVLGDGGEMDALRGQMEERFMASNPSKVSYEPITTTLRRKQEGTAAAIIQRAFRRHRSRLAVKKAAALYRERLREGDRDPDKDVMAVGENSTSDKTDVTPSTASPPSYNSVTKSDKDKYEKENRKK is encoded by the exons ATGTCACACAGGGACGTGCTGAAGACGCGTCAGGCGGGAAACGCGCGCACGCACAGTTC TCAAgcggcctcttcctcttcttcttctgtggtgtctCTTCCCTTCCGTCAGACGCTGCGCGCGGCAGGAAAGCCCTACATGGTCTTCTTCGTGCTGGTGATCTTCCTGGGCTCCTTCTACCTGGTGAACCTGATCCTGGCCGTGGTTGCCATGGCCTACGACGAGCAGAACCAGGCCACCATCGAGGAGGCCcagcagaaggagcaggagttTCAGGCCATGCTGGAGCAGTTGaagaggcagcaggaggaggcgcag GTTGCCGCGGCGGCTGCTGCGGCGGCtgctgcggcggcggcagccGCGGAGAGCGGCGAGTACAGCGGGAGAGGCGGCCCCGCCTCCAAGTCCTCCTCGGGGACGTCGAAGCTCAGCTCGAAAAGCGCCAAGGAGCGACGCAACAGgcggaagaagaggaagcagagggaggaggaggaggaggaggaggagcgggcaGCCCGAGACAAGTTCCACAAGTCGGAGTCCGAGGACAGCATCAAGAGATCCAGTTTCCGCTTCTCCATCGATGCCAACAGGCTGTCGTATGAGAACCGGTGTTCCTCGCCCAATCAG TCCCTGCTCAGTGTCCGGGGGTCCCTCTTCTCCCCCCGGAGGAGCAGCCGGGCCAGCCTCTTCAGCTTCCGCGGCCGGGCGCGCGACCTGGGCTCCGAGAACGACTTCGCCGACGACGAGCACAGCACCTTCGAGGAGAGCGGCAGCCGCCGGGACTCGCTGTTCCTGCCTCGCCGCTACGAGCGGCGCTGCAGCGGCGGCAGCCAGGCCAGCCTCGGGGCGCCGCGGATCGCGCTGCCCGCCAACGGAAAGATGCGCTGCGCCGTCGACTGCAACGGCGTGGTGTCGCTGGTGGGAGGAGCTTCGGCGACGACGCTGCCCGAG GGGACGACCACGGACACGGATCTTAAGAAGCGGCGCCCCGGCTTTCGCCAGCCCCCCATGGATTATCTCGAGGAGCCGGGCGCCAGGCAGAGAGCCGTGAGCGTGGCCAGCATCCTCACCAACACCATGGAAG AGCTGGAAGAGTCCAGACAGAAGTGCCCCCCCTGCTGGTACAGATTCGCCAACACCTGCCTCATCTGGGACTGCTGCCCCGCGTGGTTAAGAATCAAGGAGGTGGTCAGCACGGTGGTCATGGACCCGTTCGTGGATCTGGCCATCACCACCTGCATCGTCCTCAACACGCTCTTCATGGCCATGGAGCATTACCCGATGACCAGGGAGTTCGATAACGTCCTCTCGGTGGGCAACCAG GTGTTCACGGGCATCTTCACGGCAGAGATGTGCTTCAAGATCATCGCCCTGGACCCCTACTACTACTTCCAGAAGGGCTGGAACATTTTCGACGCCATCATCGTCAGCCTGAGCTTGATGGAGCTCGGCTTGTCCAAAGTCGAAGGCCTGTCTGTGCTCAGGTCCTTCAGATTG CTGAGGGTCTTCAAGCTGGCCAAGTCCTGGCCCACGCTCAACATGCTGATCAAGATCATCGGCAACTCGGTGGGGGCCCTGGGCAACCTGACCCTGGTGCTGgccatcatcgtcttcatcttcgCCGTGGTGGGCATGCAGCTGTTCGGCAAGAGCTACAAGGAGTGCGTGTGCAAGATCTCCGAGGAGTGCGAGCTGCCGCGCTGGCACATGCACGACTTCTTCCACTCCTTCCTCATCGTGTTCCGGGTTCTGTGCGGCGAGTGGATCGAGACCATGTGGGACTGCATGGAGGTCGCCGGGCAGAGCATGTGCCTGATCGTCTTCATGATGGTCATGGTCATCGGGAACCTGGTG gtgctgAACCTCTTCCTGGCCCTGCTGCTGAGCTCGTTCAGCGCCGACAACCTGGCGGCGACCGACGAGGACAGCGAGATGAACAACCTGCAGGTCGCCGTGGGCCGGATCCAGCGCGGCGGCGCCTTCGTGAAGCGCGCGCTGCGGCGCTTCCTCCAGAGCCTGTGTTTCGGCGGGGGCGGGAAGGGCCCCCGCCTGGCCCGGGAGGGCAAGCCCCTCGACGAGCTGCGCAGCAACGGCAAGGGCAACTGCGTCGCCAACCACGCCTCGGCGGAGATCACCAAAGCGACGGAGGGCGACGGGCggccgggcggggggggcgccACAGAGAGGTACCCGATGGAGGAGTGCGACTAcatgtcattcattcataacCCCGCCCTCACGGTCACGGTGCCCATCGCTCTGGGCGAGTCGGACTTTGAGAACCTGAACACGGAAGACTTCAGCAGCGACTCGTCGGACGCCGAGGGCAGCAGAGAG AAG CTCGACGGCGAGCCCCGGCGCCCGAGCTCGTCGGAGGGAAGCACGGTCGACATCCGGCCCCCGGGCGACGGGGCGGACTCGGTGGAGATGGAGCCGGAGGAGTCGCTGGACCCGGAGGACTGCTTCacagagg GCTGCGTCGGCCGGTTCCGGTGCTGCCAGGTCAGCGAGGACGGGCCCCGGTTCAAGAGCTGGTGGACGCTCAGGAAAACCTGCTTCACCATCGTGGAGCACAACTGGTTTGAGTCCTTCATCATATTCATGATCCTGCTCAGCAGCGGAGCGCtg GCGTTCGAGGACGTCTACATCGAGCAGCGGAAGACCATCAAGACGGTGCTGGAGTTCGCCGACAAGGTCTTCACCTACATCTTCATCctggagatgctgctgaagtGGGTGGCGTACGGCTTCGCCAAGTACTTCACCAACGCCTGGTGCTGGCTGGACTTCCTCATCGTGGAC GTGTCCCTGGTCAGCCTGGTCGCTAACGCGCTAGGCTACTCCGAGCTCACCGCCATCAAGTCCCTGAGGACGCTGCGCGCCCTCCGGCCCCTGAGGGCGCTGTCTCGGTTTGAGGGCATGAGG gtgGTGGTGAACGCTCTGCTGGGCGCCATCCCCTCCATCATGAACGTGCTGCTGGTCTGCCTCATCTTCTGGCTCATCTTCAGCATCATGGGCGTCAACCTGTTCGCCGGGAAGTTCTACTACTGCGTGAACACGACCACGGACCAGACGTTCCCCGTCGAGGCGGTGGACAACAAGTCCGACTGCCTGAACCTGGCCAACGACAGCGCCCGCTGGAAGAACGTCAAGATCAACTTCGACAACGTCGGCGCCGGGTACCTGGCGCTGCTGCAAGTG GCAACGTTCAAGGGGTGGACGGACATCATGTACGCCGCCGTGGACTCCAGAAAC CTGGAGGACCAGCCGAAATACGAAGTGAACTTGTACATGTACCTCTActtcgtcatcttcatcatcttcggCTCCTTCTTCACCCTCAACCTGTTCATCGGCGTCATCATCGACAACTTCAaccagcagaagaagaag TTCGGAGGTCAGGATATCTTCATGACGGAAGAGCAGAAGAAGTACTACAACGCCATGAAGAAGCTGGGCTCCAAGAAACCGCAGAAACCGATACCTCGGCCGACG aacgcGTTCCAGGGCTGCGTCTTCGACTGCATCACGAAGCAGGCCTTCGACATCGTCATCATGATCCTCATCTGCCTCAACATGGTGACCATGATGGTGGAGACGGACGACCAGACGCCGGAGATGGACGCCGTCCTCTACCGGGTCAACCTGGTCTTCATCGTGCTCTTCACCGGCGAGTGCGTGCTGAAGATCGTCTCCCTGCGCCACTACTACTTCACCATCGGGTGGAACATCTTCGACTTCGTGGTGGTGATCCTGTCCGTCGTCG GAATATTTCTATCCAAAGTCATCGAGAGGTACTTCGTCTCGCCGACGCTGTTCCGGGTGATCCGCCTGGCCCGGATCGGACGCATCCTCCGCCTCATCAAAGGCGCCAAAGGCATCCGGACGCTTCTCTTCGccttgatgatgtcacttcccgCCCTGTTCAACatcggcctcctcctcttcctggtcATGTTCATCTACGCCATCTTCGGCATGTCCAGCTTCGCCTACGTGAGGCGGGAGGTCGGCGTCGACGACATGTTCAACTTCGAGACCTTCGGGAACAGCATGATCTGCCTGTTTATGATCACCACCTCGGGGGGGTGGGACCGCCTGATGGCGCCCATCCTCAACAAGAAGGAGCCCGACTGCGACGGCGCCGCGGAGCACCCGGGCAACTCCTACAGGGGCGACTGCGGGCAGCCCTCGGTGgccatcttcttcttcgtcaGCTACATCATCGTCTGCTTCCTCATCGTGGTCAACATGTACATCGCCGTCATCCTGGAGAACTTCAGCGTGGCCACGGAGGAGAGCGCCGAGCCGCTGAGCGAGGACGACTTCGAGATGTTCTACGAGGTGTGGGAGCGCTTCGACCCCGGCGCCACGCAGTTTGTGGAGTACGGCAAGCTGTCGGCCTTCGCCGACGCCCTGGACCCGCCCCTGCGCATGCCCAAGCCCAACATGATCCAGCTGGTCTCCATGGACCTGCCGATGGTGAGCGGCGAGCGCATCCACTGCCTCGACATCCTGTTCGCCTTCACCAAGCGCGTGCTGGGCGACGGCGGCGAGATGGACGCGCTGCGCGGGCAGATGGAGGAGCGCTTCATGGCGTCCAACCCCTCCAAGGTGTCGTACGAGCCGATCACCACCACGCTGCGCCGCAAGCAGGAGGGCACGGCGGCCGCCATCATCCAGAGAGCCTTCCGGCGCCACAGGAGCCGGCTGGCCGTGAAGAAGGCCGCCGCCCTCTACAGGGAGCGGCTGAGGGAGGGCGACCGCGACCCCGACAAGGACGTGATGGCCGTCGGCGAGAACTCCACCTCCGACAAGACGGACGTGACGCCCTCCACGGCGTCCCCGCCCTCCTACAACAGCGTGACCAAGTCGGACAAGGACAAGTACGAGAAGGAGAACCGGAAGAAATGA
- the LOC137912214 gene encoding cysteine/serine-rich nuclear protein 3-like: protein MMSGILKRKLEEGPPPYLSLQGSEDDEVSCSDSGNSSDSLNHPVPSGLLDSAPQQPPKRLRGRNVHFESVTVYYFNRRQGFTSVPTQGGSTLGMSPRHSRVKRFTLREFATEQKQSHWNMLRDHLKEEKLNGIKLKLTRNGTVSSTEADTLTLDDISEDDLDVDNTEVDDYFFLQPLTTRRRRALLRSSGVRRIDVDEKHELRALRTSREECECRCQGICDPETCACSLAGIKCQVNGGVVDRMSFPCGCAKEGCSNAAGRLEFNPVRVRTHFLHTIMKLELERSREEQQQQQQPEQQQLQLVTNGNGFHGDSSSLVQQQQRPKLQFPLASGPPHIPIMHLQNAGDVDLHLVEEEEEEEEEEEEEEEEEEEEEGEDEEEDEAYEEDEDGGSVCSGLSDCSTHSLETIDSEDGEEDEEDDDDEEEEEDEEDDDWDDSLHGMGPPPYSVPLPSVLSYSTMGLSMQRYQTDRSVNDTPTFLSETGAAPPTLPTVEMALESKINTEPYCHFPGPTGAPTLQTHSGVGPREGDAGQSDEGRREETTKASGSHST from the exons ATGATGAGCGGGATCCTGAAGAGGAAACTGGAGGAGGGACCGCCCCCTTACCTGTCCCTGCAGGGGTCTGAAGATGACGAGGTTTCCTGCAGCGACAGCGGAAACAGCAGCGACAGCCTGAACCACCCCGTCCCGTCTGGACTGCTGGACT CCGCTCCCCAGCAGCCGCCGAAGCGACTCCGCGGTCGCAACGTCCACTTTGAGAGCGTGACGGTCTACTACTTCAACCGCCGGCAGGGCTTCACCAGCGTGCCCACTCAGGGTGGCAGCACCCTGGGGATGTCGCCACGCCACAGCCGGGTGAAGCGCTTCACCCTCCGGGAGTTCGCCACGGAACAGAAGCAGAGCCACTGGAACATGCTGAGAGACcacctgaaggaggagaaactcAACGGCATCAAGCTAAAA ctgACCAGGAATGGCACCGTGTCCTCCACGGAGGCGGATACCCTGACTCTGGATGACATCTCTGAGGACGACCTGGACGTCGACAACACGGAGGTGGACGACTACTTCTTCCTCCAGCCTTTGACTACCAGGCGGCGCCGCGccctcctccgttcctcggggGTCCGGCGCATCGATGTGGACGAGAAGCACGAGCTGCGTGCCCTGCGGACGTCTCGGGAGGAGTGCGAGTGCCGATGCCAGGGGATATGCGACCCGGAGACCTGTGCTTGCAGCCTGGCCGGCATTAAGTGCCAGGTAAATGGAGGAGTG GTGGACCGGATGTCCTTCCCCTGCGGCTGCGCCAAAGAGGGCTGCAGCAACGCCGCCGGGCGCCTGGAGTTCAACCCCGTCCGGGTCCGCACCCACTTCCTGCACACCATCAtgaagctggagctggagaggagccgtgaggagcagcagcagcagcagcagccagagcagcagcagctgcagcttgtaACCAACGGCAACGGTTTCCATGGCGACTCCTCCTCCTtggttcagcagcagcagcggccgaAGCTGCAGTTCCCACTGGCGAGCGGCCCGCCGCAcattcccatcatgcacctcCAAAACGCCGGCGACGTGGATTTGCATCTGgtcgaggaggaagaagaggaagaagaagaggaggaagaagaagaggaggaggaagaggaggaggagggagaagacgaggaggaggatgaagcttatgaggaagatgaggacgGCGGCAGCGTTTGCAGCGGGCTGTCGGACTGCAGCACACACAGCTTAGAAACAATCGACTCGGAGGACGGcgaagaagatgaggaggatgacgacgacgaggaggaggaggaagacgaagaggacGACGACTGGGATGACTCCTTGCATGGAATGGGCCCGCCGCCGTACTCGGTTCCACTTCCTTCTGTGCTGAGCTACTCCACCATGGGCCTCAGCATGCAGCGCTATCAAACGGACCGCTCGGTGAATGACACGCCCACTTTTCTGAGCGAAACCGGCGCCGCCCCCCCGACACTCCCCACGGTGGAAATGGCATTAGAGTCCAAAATAAACACGGAACCCTACTGCCATTTCCCCGGCCCCACAGGAGCCCCGACCCTCCAAACTCACTCCGGCGTGGGCCCCCGAGAGGGGGACGCTGGCCAATCGGacgaggggaggagggaggagacgaCGAAAGCGTCCGGCTCGCACAGCACCTGA